In Octopus sinensis unplaced genomic scaffold, ASM634580v1 Contig11185, whole genome shotgun sequence, a genomic segment contains:
- the LOC118761266 gene encoding protein mono-ADP-ribosyltransferase PARP14-like — MEYKEADEEIIFKDIAQWSYFDENNPENIRMFSDKENAMLEKAYSLGKRFLNLKKIKYDIKKMCFQHEGRKFKMKRKQNLRYEPIPDTWSPMEDGELIKIVPVKNGPEYDDIQATFSRNLPSYRIIKIERIQNKTLYQGYQALKRKFEVENPNITNEVDGLWHGTAEGSIDGINKSGFNRSYCGKNATAFGNGVYFARRIRYSANDKYSVPDANKTKRIYKCSVLVGRMMQGHRRLKVLQDSYNSAVDDIQRPRIYVVFHDFQAYPNYLITFSV, encoded by the exons ATGGAATACAAAGAGGCTGATGAGGAAATCATTTTTAAAGACATTGCACAATGGTCTTACTTTGATGAAAATAATCCAGAAAACATAAGAATGTTTAGTGACAAAGAaaatgccatgcttgagaaagCATACTCACTGGGAAAAAGATTCCttaatttgaagaaaataaaatatgatattaaGAAAATGTGTTTTCAACACGAAGGGAGGAAAtttaaaatgaagagaaaacaaaacctAAGGTATG AACCAATCCCAGATACATGGTCACCAATGGAAGATGgggaattaattaaaattgttcCAGTCAAAAATGGACCAGAATATGATGACATCCAGGCCACTTTCAGTCGGAATTTGCCTTCCTATCGTATAATCAAA attgagagaattcaaaataaaacattgtacCAGGGATACCAagcattgaaaagaaaatttgaggTAGAAAATCCAAACATTACAAATGAAGTTGATGGCCTTTGGCATGGTACTGCTGAAGGATCTATTGATGGAATAAATAAATCAGGATTCAACCGTAGCTATTGTGGTAAAAACG ccACCGCATTTGGGAATGGAGTTTATTTTGCCAGACGCATCCGTTATTCTGCAAATGATAAATATTCTGTTCCTGACGCTAACAAAACAAAGAGAATATACAAATGCAGTGTTCTTGTGGGAAGAATGATGCAAGGACACCGGAGATTAAAAGTTTTACAGGATTCTTACAATTCTGCTGTTGATGATATTCAAAGACCCAGGATTTATGTTGTTTTCCATGACTTTCAGGCATATCCTAATTATTTGATTACATTCTCTGTTTGA